A segment of the Stigmatella erecta genome:
AAGGGATTGCGGCCCGGAAAGACGGAAGCCCGGCCTCCGTGAGGAGACCGGGCTCCGGCACTTCACCAGGAATTCCGAATCAGGCCGCGCGAACGTTCTGCGCCTGGAGCCCCTTGGGGCCGCGCGTCACCTCGAAGGAGACCTTCTGGCCTTCGGCCAGGGTGCGGAATCCATCCATGTTGATGGCG
Coding sequences within it:
- a CDS encoding cold-shock protein encodes the protein MATGTVKWFNDAKGFGFLTQDGGGEDVFCHHSAINMDGFRTLAEGQKVSFEVTRGPKGLQAQNVRAA